The proteins below are encoded in one region of Limnochorda pilosa:
- a CDS encoding DUF2848 family protein produces the protein MEFVVERRGRAKARLSLEPRLVLNAGYAGRNQEAVRRHIEELEQLGVPRPGRVPMVFAVSNHLLLNLSVLQVIDTQSSAEIEYVLLFHRGSVYVTVGSDHSDREVETRSIQKAKNSYPNVVAGTVWPLDEVTGHFDQLELTCEATRGDAIVPYQHGKAADLLPPSYWLDWVRRAGLFESDVVFYSGTIAAQDGLHHGDAYRLRLHDPVLGREIVHSYRCPVVSVPEVAEKA, from the coding sequence ATGGAATTCGTTGTGGAGCGGAGAGGACGCGCCAAGGCGCGGTTGTCGCTGGAACCCCGGCTCGTCTTGAACGCGGGCTACGCCGGGCGCAACCAGGAGGCCGTCCGCCGACACATCGAAGAGCTGGAGCAGTTGGGCGTGCCGAGACCCGGGCGGGTGCCCATGGTCTTCGCGGTGTCCAACCACCTCCTGCTGAACCTGTCGGTGCTTCAGGTGATCGACACGCAGAGCTCCGCGGAGATCGAGTACGTGCTCCTGTTTCACCGGGGTTCCGTCTACGTCACGGTGGGGTCCGATCATTCGGATCGCGAGGTCGAGACCCGCTCCATCCAGAAGGCGAAGAACAGCTATCCCAACGTCGTCGCCGGCACGGTCTGGCCCTTGGATGAGGTGACGGGCCACTTCGACCAACTCGAGCTCACCTGCGAGGCGACCCGCGGGGACGCGATCGTTCCGTATCAGCACGGCAAGGCAGCCGACCTCCTGCCGCCATCCTACTGGCTGGACTGGGTGCGACGGGCCGGACTGTTCGAGTCGGACGTGGTCTTCTACTCCGGTACGATCGCGGCGCAGGATGGGCTCCACCACGGGGACGCCTACCGGCTGCGCCTGCATGATCCGGTCCTGGGCCGTGAGATCGTACACTCGTACCGTTGCCCCGTGGTTTCGGTGCCGGAGGTGGCCGAGAAGGCGTAG
- a CDS encoding carbon-nitrogen hydrolase family protein, which translates to MLVALAQMKASSDKGANLEAARRCVHQAAGRGARLVVFPEMFMAAPSQAQPPSALAEPLSGGFVHGLAEVARETGSFVACGVWETSQDAARPYNTAVVVDAEGGLAAAYRKLHLFDALNVQESRTMHPGAQPPPVCEVDGLRVGIGICYDLRFPEFFRDLSERGAELVILPSAWYAGSLKEDHWLTLLRARAIENTVYVAGANQVGDAFCGRSAAFDPFGVVLADAGETEELVTFDVRADRIAAVRKKLPSLAHRRRDVFA; encoded by the coding sequence ATGCTCGTGGCGCTGGCTCAGATGAAGGCTTCGAGCGATAAGGGAGCGAACCTGGAGGCGGCTCGGAGGTGCGTGCACCAGGCTGCCGGCCGGGGGGCCCGTCTGGTGGTCTTTCCCGAGATGTTCATGGCGGCCCCATCTCAGGCACAGCCGCCATCCGCTCTTGCGGAGCCCCTGAGCGGCGGCTTCGTGCACGGCCTGGCGGAAGTCGCCCGGGAGACCGGGTCGTTCGTCGCCTGCGGGGTCTGGGAGACGTCGCAGGATGCGGCAAGGCCCTACAACACCGCGGTGGTCGTCGATGCCGAGGGAGGGCTGGCGGCAGCCTACAGAAAGCTGCATCTCTTCGACGCCCTCAACGTCCAGGAGTCGAGGACGATGCACCCAGGGGCGCAACCCCCACCGGTCTGCGAGGTAGACGGCCTGCGGGTGGGCATAGGCATCTGCTACGATCTGCGCTTCCCGGAGTTCTTCCGGGATCTGTCCGAACGCGGCGCCGAGCTCGTGATCCTGCCTTCGGCGTGGTACGCGGGGTCCCTCAAGGAGGACCACTGGCTGACGCTGCTCCGGGCCCGCGCGATCGAGAACACTGTGTACGTGGCGGGCGCCAACCAGGTGGGCGACGCCTTCTGCGGGCGAAGCGCCGCCTTTGACCCCTTCGGCGTCGTGCTCGCCGACGCCGGTGAGACCGAGGAGCTCGTGACGTTCGACGTGCGAGCGGACCGGATCGCCGCAGTCAGGAAGAAGCTGCCCTCGCTCGCGCACCGCAGGCGGGACGTGTTCGCGTAG
- the pdxA gene encoding 4-hydroxythreonine-4-phosphate dehydrogenase PdxA, protein MRRARPRVAITLGDPAGVGPEVTLKAISRPEVLQACRPVIVGDGGVLTRAQRTLRGGEGPAGTLELPEGVELVDLGNVPPEAHRWGERSAVAGRAGAEYVEHAVQMALAGHVAAVVTAPLNKEALRLAEIPYPGHTEMLAALTGAAEYAMMLAGPTLRVIHVSTHVSLEEAIRRVRAPRILSVIRLADRVLRREGIMRPRVAVAGLNPHAGEHGLFGGQDEQEIRPAVEAAWREGIDATGPHPPDTVFWHAQQGRFDIVVAMYHDQGHIPAKLAGFDRSVNVTVGLPIIRTSVDHGTAFDIAGTGVASDASMVQAILYAVRLAMGTGGAKRRTAKDVDP, encoded by the coding sequence GTGCGCCGCGCGCGTCCGCGGGTGGCTATCACCCTGGGGGATCCCGCCGGCGTCGGCCCCGAGGTCACCCTCAAGGCGATCTCCCGTCCGGAGGTCCTGCAGGCCTGCCGGCCCGTCATCGTAGGGGACGGAGGCGTTCTGACCCGGGCGCAGCGGACGCTCCGGGGCGGCGAGGGCCCTGCGGGAACCCTTGAGCTTCCCGAGGGGGTGGAGCTGGTCGATCTGGGGAACGTGCCGCCGGAGGCGCACCGGTGGGGCGAACGGAGCGCCGTCGCCGGCCGAGCTGGAGCCGAGTACGTGGAGCACGCGGTCCAGATGGCACTGGCGGGACACGTTGCCGCCGTCGTCACCGCACCGCTCAACAAAGAGGCGCTGAGGCTGGCGGAGATCCCCTACCCGGGGCACACCGAAATGCTCGCCGCCCTGACGGGTGCAGCGGAGTACGCCATGATGCTGGCCGGCCCTACCCTGCGGGTGATCCACGTCTCGACCCACGTCAGCCTCGAGGAGGCGATCCGCCGGGTCCGAGCGCCGCGCATCCTCTCCGTGATCCGCCTCGCCGACCGGGTGCTGAGGCGGGAAGGGATCATGAGACCCCGGGTGGCGGTCGCCGGCCTCAACCCGCACGCGGGCGAGCACGGCCTCTTCGGGGGCCAGGACGAGCAGGAGATCCGCCCAGCGGTGGAGGCGGCCTGGCGAGAGGGGATCGATGCCACCGGTCCCCACCCGCCCGACACGGTCTTCTGGCACGCGCAGCAAGGGCGCTTCGACATCGTCGTCGCCATGTACCACGACCAGGGGCACATCCCCGCCAAGCTGGCCGGTTTCGATCGGTCCGTCAACGTCACGGTCGGTCTTCCCATCATCCGGACCTCCGTCGACCACGGGACCGCCTTCGACATCGCAGGGACGGGCGTGGCCAGCGACGCTTCCATGGTCCAGGCGATCCTTTACGCCGTTCGATTGGCCATGGGCACCGGTGGCGCGAAGCGAAGGACGGCGAAGGATGTAGATCCCTGA
- a CDS encoding TRAP transporter large permease: MTVLASSFVLLLVLGMPIAFSLGLAGVAYVVTHTSLPVLVAFQRMFTGVDSFPFMAIPFFMLAGALMNAGGLADRIIVLSRALVGHLPGGLANVSIVASMFFAGVSGSSVADASGLGSILIPAMKREKYGSGFSAAVNATSSTVGIIIPPSIPMILTGVATALSIRELFFGGAVPGILAGLSMLALTTVISRRRGYAHYRRATGGELARAILQGLPALFMVVIILGGIMGGIFTPTEASVVAVLYALILGLIYREITWQRLKDALLDSAVSAAVVMMVISTAALITWLLAYSMVPQRLAAALSTVISSPTVLLLILGVAFLVAGTFLDVSPGVILFGPILLPVVQAVGADPIHFAVIMVFALAIGLFTPPVGTTLIISSYLAKVPVLQVARESLPYLVVMVILLFVIIFVDDLALWLPGLLFH, from the coding sequence ATGACCGTCCTCGCCTCGAGCTTCGTCCTGCTTCTCGTCCTGGGCATGCCGATCGCCTTCAGCCTCGGTCTGGCCGGGGTCGCCTACGTGGTGACCCACACCTCCTTGCCGGTCCTGGTCGCTTTCCAGCGGATGTTCACCGGCGTCGATTCCTTCCCGTTCATGGCGATCCCCTTCTTCATGCTGGCCGGTGCCCTGATGAACGCCGGTGGCTTGGCCGATCGGATCATTGTACTCTCCCGGGCGCTGGTGGGCCACCTGCCCGGCGGCCTGGCCAACGTCTCCATCGTGGCCAGTATGTTCTTCGCCGGCGTCTCGGGGTCGTCGGTGGCCGATGCCTCTGGCCTCGGGTCGATCCTGATCCCGGCCATGAAGAGGGAGAAGTACGGATCGGGCTTCTCGGCGGCGGTCAACGCCACCTCGTCGACCGTCGGGATCATCATCCCGCCCAGCATCCCGATGATCCTCACGGGGGTCGCCACGGCGCTCTCCATCCGGGAGCTCTTCTTCGGGGGCGCGGTGCCGGGGATCCTGGCCGGCCTCTCCATGTTGGCGCTGACCACCGTCATCTCCCGCCGTCGCGGCTACGCTCACTACCGGCGGGCAACCGGAGGTGAGCTGGCGCGGGCGATCCTGCAGGGGCTGCCGGCGCTCTTCATGGTCGTGATCATCCTGGGCGGGATCATGGGGGGGATCTTCACCCCCACCGAGGCCTCGGTGGTCGCGGTCCTCTACGCGCTCATCCTTGGGTTGATCTACCGGGAGATCACCTGGCAGCGCCTGAAGGACGCCCTCCTGGATTCGGCCGTCTCCGCAGCCGTGGTGATGATGGTCATCTCGACGGCGGCGCTGATCACCTGGCTCCTCGCCTACTCGATGGTCCCCCAGAGGCTTGCCGCTGCACTGAGCACCGTGATCTCCTCACCCACGGTCCTGCTGCTGATCCTGGGCGTTGCCTTCCTGGTGGCTGGGACCTTCCTGGATGTCTCGCCCGGCGTGATCCTCTTCGGTCCCATCCTCCTACCCGTTGTGCAGGCTGTGGGAGCCGATCCGATCCACTTTGCGGTGATCATGGTCTTCGCGCTGGCCATCGGGCTTTTCACCCCGCCCGTAGGTACCACCTTGATCATCTCGTCGTATCTGGCCAAGGTGCCGGTGCTCCAGGTCGCTCGGGAGAGCCTACCCTACCTGGTGGTGATGGTGATCCTGCTCTTCGTCATCATCTTCGTCGACGACTTGGCGCTCTGGCTCCCGGGACTGCTCTTCCACTGA
- a CDS encoding TRAP transporter small permease, with protein MHRWFDRLELGLSGVVMLALSAMVVLIGAQVLARYLFNQPLHWTEELARHLMVWMFFLAAVVALRRGAHLSIDLLPEKLPPAGRLALRLVTAALLAYFFYLMARHGWELTLRTMRQRASALQYPMGYVYAALPVSGLLMFAVNLENALRAVELFHREVREEVTDRVIDEASGEKAPPRGRAEGWADR; from the coding sequence GTGCACCGGTGGTTCGACCGGCTCGAGCTGGGGCTGTCCGGGGTGGTGATGCTGGCACTGTCGGCGATGGTCGTCCTCATCGGTGCGCAGGTTTTGGCCCGGTATCTCTTCAACCAGCCGCTCCACTGGACGGAGGAACTGGCGCGCCACCTGATGGTCTGGATGTTCTTCCTGGCGGCGGTGGTCGCCCTCCGGAGGGGGGCGCACCTGAGCATCGACCTCCTGCCGGAGAAGCTCCCGCCGGCGGGACGCCTGGCGCTGCGGCTGGTGACAGCGGCACTGCTGGCCTACTTCTTCTACTTGATGGCTCGCCACGGGTGGGAGCTGACCCTCCGCACGATGCGGCAGCGGGCGAGCGCGCTCCAGTATCCCATGGGCTACGTCTACGCAGCCCTCCCGGTCAGCGGTCTGCTTATGTTCGCGGTCAACCTGGAGAACGCGCTGCGGGCCGTGGAACTCTTCCACCGGGAGGTTCGCGAAGAAGTCACAGATAGGGTGATCGACGAGGCGTCGGGCGAGAAGGCACCGCCCCGGGGACGCGCGGAGGGGTGGGCGGATCGATGA
- a CDS encoding TRAP transporter substrate-binding protein, which yields MRRSIWLAGVAVLLAVFVAGSGAVSAQQVKMVFASAYAPDDHQSRTLQEFARLAKEHSNGRLQIDVAVGGVLGGERDVAEGIQLGAVDGAILGGILQNFDPAMAILEFPFLFKNDAHVQAVMDGPVGEQIRQRLIATTGIHILDYVMRTPRELTTNRPVRSLADVKGMKIRVPEMEAHLATWRALGANPTPLAFPEVYTALQLGTVDGQENPLGVIYANKFYEVVDYITLTDHLVGFMLIVMNDERYQRLSPELQRALTRAAAEASEYNDRILKEQNDFWESQVFGRMTVTRPDMEPWREATKDVYKQFLKYDGFEELYLAIREVGERF from the coding sequence ATGAGACGCAGTATCTGGCTGGCAGGTGTCGCAGTGCTGCTTGCGGTCTTCGTGGCAGGATCCGGGGCGGTGAGCGCCCAGCAGGTCAAGATGGTCTTCGCGTCCGCGTACGCCCCTGACGATCACCAGAGCCGCACGCTGCAGGAGTTCGCCCGGCTGGCCAAGGAGCACAGCAACGGCCGCCTGCAGATCGACGTCGCAGTTGGCGGCGTGCTTGGAGGCGAGCGAGATGTGGCCGAAGGGATCCAGCTCGGAGCAGTGGACGGCGCCATCCTCGGTGGCATTCTCCAGAATTTCGACCCGGCCATGGCGATCCTGGAGTTCCCCTTCCTCTTCAAGAACGACGCGCACGTGCAGGCGGTGATGGATGGCCCTGTAGGCGAGCAGATCCGGCAGCGCCTCATTGCCACGACCGGCATCCACATCCTCGACTACGTGATGCGGACGCCCCGGGAACTAACCACCAACCGGCCGGTCCGATCATTGGCCGACGTCAAAGGCATGAAGATCCGGGTCCCCGAGATGGAGGCCCACCTGGCGACCTGGCGGGCCCTGGGTGCCAACCCGACGCCGCTGGCCTTCCCCGAGGTCTACACCGCCCTCCAGCTTGGAACGGTGGACGGCCAGGAGAACCCGCTGGGCGTCATCTACGCCAACAAGTTCTACGAGGTGGTCGACTACATCACGCTGACCGACCACCTGGTGGGCTTCATGCTGATCGTGATGAACGATGAGCGCTACCAGCGCCTAAGCCCCGAGTTGCAGCGCGCGCTGACCCGAGCCGCAGCCGAGGCCTCCGAGTACAACGACCGTATCCTCAAGGAGCAGAACGACTTCTGGGAAAGCCAGGTCTTCGGCCGGATGACGGTGACCCGCCCCGACATGGAGCCCTGGCGCGAGGCGACCAAGGACGTCTACAAGCAGTTCCTCAAGTACGACGGCTTCGAGGAGCTCTACTTGGCAATCCGCGAGGTGGGTGAGCGGTTCTAG
- a CDS encoding four-carbon acid sugar kinase family protein: MRVLIVADDLTGANEIAAVFATAGLSALVHLRVPTSPPIDREGDPAWSEADVVVFDTESRNLDDAGARERVRRFLHRETADPPSLVYKKIDSTLRGPIGAEVDALMERMGLQRAVVVPAFPAQGRTTVAGHQLVYGVPVQFTPAGQDLVAPARQSHLPTLLREATGRSTESVTMEVVQAGHGPLVAALEAAFERASICVIDAATEEHLDVVASALLGLDGPVLGVGTAGLARYLAHRLARRERIDEEMSGGQRTHGAVVAAPAADRSPGGRAAGEAALERPRSSDGPQAFERRETRSLVACGSRHPASRAQVGYLQAEIPTVTFTLGDLPEALLGEQVGAALRTSSVVLQAPLEPWGSGRESAQKVARAMGRVVRAAVEVARPEGLVLTGGETAHHILLALGAETVRMVDEVERGIPAGWVQGGAADGLPIVTKAGGFGASDALLLAFRHLEEAVPGPAILRDQAAGLDA; this comes from the coding sequence GTGCGGGTCCTCATCGTTGCAGACGATCTGACAGGTGCCAATGAGATCGCAGCCGTGTTCGCGACGGCCGGTCTTTCCGCGCTGGTGCACCTTCGCGTTCCCACGTCCCCGCCCATCGACCGGGAGGGAGACCCTGCATGGTCCGAGGCCGACGTGGTCGTCTTCGACACCGAGAGCCGCAACCTGGACGACGCTGGGGCCCGGGAGCGGGTGCGCCGGTTCCTGCACCGGGAGACCGCCGACCCTCCCTCGCTCGTCTACAAGAAGATCGACTCCACGCTCCGGGGCCCCATCGGTGCCGAGGTCGACGCACTCATGGAGCGGATGGGGCTGCAACGGGCTGTGGTGGTGCCGGCGTTTCCAGCGCAGGGCCGGACCACCGTGGCGGGCCACCAGCTGGTCTACGGGGTGCCCGTGCAGTTCACCCCAGCGGGGCAGGATCTGGTGGCGCCTGCCCGCCAGTCTCACCTTCCCACCTTGCTGCGAGAGGCGACGGGCCGCTCCACGGAGAGCGTGACCATGGAGGTCGTCCAGGCTGGGCACGGGCCGCTGGTGGCGGCGTTGGAGGCGGCCTTCGAGCGTGCGAGCATCTGTGTGATCGATGCAGCCACCGAGGAGCATCTGGACGTGGTGGCGAGTGCGCTCCTGGGGCTCGATGGGCCGGTCTTGGGGGTTGGCACCGCGGGCCTCGCGCGCTACCTCGCCCACCGGCTGGCCCGCCGAGAGCGGATCGACGAGGAGATGTCCGGTGGGCAGCGGACCCATGGAGCCGTAGTCGCTGCACCGGCCGCCGACAGGTCACCAGGAGGTCGTGCTGCAGGAGAGGCGGCTCTGGAAAGACCCAGGTCCAGCGACGGCCCCCAGGCCTTTGAAAGGCGCGAAACGAGGTCTCTGGTCGCCTGCGGCTCCCGTCACCCGGCGAGCCGGGCCCAGGTGGGATACCTGCAGGCGGAGATCCCGACCGTAACCTTCACCCTGGGCGATCTACCGGAAGCGCTGCTTGGGGAGCAGGTGGGCGCTGCGCTACGCACATCCTCGGTGGTGCTCCAGGCACCGCTCGAGCCGTGGGGCAGCGGGCGGGAGTCGGCCCAGAAAGTGGCCCGCGCCATGGGACGGGTGGTGCGCGCGGCCGTCGAGGTCGCGCGGCCTGAAGGCCTGGTGCTCACCGGCGGGGAGACGGCGCACCACATCCTTCTGGCCCTCGGCGCAGAGACGGTCCGGATGGTGGACGAGGTCGAACGGGGGATTCCCGCCGGATGGGTGCAGGGCGGTGCGGCCGACGGCCTTCCCATCGTGACCAAGGCGGGAGGATTCGGGGCCTCCGATGCTCTACTCCTTGCCTTCCGCCATCTCGAGGAGGCGGTTCCTGGACCGGCGATCCTTCGGGATCAGGCCGCAGGGCTGGACGCGTGA
- a CDS encoding sigma 54-interacting transcriptional regulator: protein MKAVIGLVAPYPDLVRMGQEVALPDEVTVHVREGDLDRGVEVARTLVDQGADVLVSRGGTALLVRRAVDVPVVEISVSGYDVLRAALEARRFSRRVALVGFPNVLYDAHVVGEALDLEWTEVTVRDASEVAEALMRAREQGAEVVVGDAISARTTEVLGMRGVLIRSGQRAVARALEHAVDVARTRRMERSRAEILHAILRQSGEGVVAVDRQGRVELLNPAAEQLFGRPAREAVGEVLPPWLEPLGLRESLERDDRVEGRLVRIQGSDVLVSREPLLVGHELIGAVATARDVTRLQRLEEQAQRQLRRRGHVARHTFDSIHGRAPGLRRAVDQAHKYAAGDATVLIQAETGTGKELFAHAIHHASRRRAGPFVAINCAALPENLLESELFGYDEGAFTGARKGGKPGLFEMAHHGTIFLDEIGEIPAHLQTRLLRVLENKEVMRVGGREVIPLDVRCIAATHVDLQERVRTGTFRADLFYRLNVLKLYIPPLRERLEDVPELVAHFLERLAEERGSSVRGLTRAAMRLLAAYEWPGNVRQLENVIERLTVLSRETQVSARAVRMILADETGPSAPVAPGEGSSLAEVTESIFWKVAEEEGFRPTAVARRLGLSRTTVWRRLRRRDLSSRHVPR from the coding sequence GTGAAAGCGGTCATCGGCTTGGTGGCTCCCTATCCGGACCTGGTGCGGATGGGCCAGGAAGTGGCGTTGCCCGACGAGGTGACGGTCCATGTTCGCGAGGGAGACCTGGATCGGGGCGTGGAGGTCGCCCGCACCCTGGTGGACCAAGGTGCGGACGTTCTGGTGAGCCGGGGCGGAACGGCCCTGCTCGTCCGGCGGGCCGTCGACGTGCCGGTGGTGGAGATCAGCGTGAGTGGGTACGACGTCCTGCGGGCGGCGCTCGAAGCGCGGCGCTTCTCACGCCGCGTCGCCCTGGTGGGCTTCCCCAACGTGCTCTACGACGCTCACGTGGTGGGTGAGGCGCTGGACCTGGAGTGGACCGAGGTGACGGTGCGGGACGCGAGCGAGGTCGCGGAAGCCCTCATGCGGGCCAGGGAGCAGGGGGCGGAGGTGGTGGTGGGCGACGCCATCTCCGCCCGGACCACCGAGGTTCTGGGGATGCGAGGCGTCCTGATCCGGTCGGGGCAGCGGGCCGTTGCCCGTGCCTTGGAGCACGCGGTGGACGTGGCCCGGACCCGCCGGATGGAGCGGAGCCGGGCGGAGATCCTGCACGCCATCCTTCGGCAGAGCGGTGAGGGCGTCGTCGCAGTGGACCGGCAGGGAAGGGTGGAGCTGCTGAACCCGGCGGCGGAACAGCTCTTCGGGCGGCCGGCGCGAGAGGCGGTGGGCGAAGTCCTCCCGCCGTGGCTGGAGCCGTTGGGTCTGCGCGAGAGCCTCGAACGGGACGATCGGGTGGAAGGGCGATTGGTCCGCATTCAGGGATCGGACGTGCTGGTGAGCCGCGAACCCCTGCTTGTGGGCCACGAGCTGATTGGCGCCGTTGCCACCGCGCGCGACGTGACGCGGCTCCAGAGGCTGGAGGAGCAGGCGCAACGGCAGCTCCGCCGCAGGGGCCACGTGGCCCGGCACACCTTCGACTCCATCCACGGACGGGCGCCTGGCCTTCGCCGCGCCGTGGACCAGGCCCACAAGTACGCGGCCGGCGACGCCACCGTCCTCATCCAGGCGGAGACAGGCACGGGCAAGGAGCTCTTCGCCCACGCGATCCACCATGCGAGCCGCAGGAGGGCGGGGCCCTTTGTGGCCATCAACTGCGCCGCCCTCCCCGAGAACCTTCTCGAAAGCGAGCTCTTCGGCTACGACGAAGGAGCGTTCACGGGCGCCCGGAAGGGGGGCAAGCCGGGTCTCTTCGAGATGGCCCACCACGGCACGATCTTCCTGGACGAGATCGGAGAGATCCCGGCCCACCTGCAGACAAGGCTCCTGCGCGTGCTCGAGAACAAGGAAGTCATGCGGGTCGGCGGCCGCGAGGTCATCCCCCTGGACGTGCGCTGCATCGCCGCGACGCACGTGGACCTGCAGGAGAGGGTCCGGACGGGCACCTTCCGCGCGGACCTCTTCTACCGGCTGAACGTGCTGAAGCTCTACATCCCGCCGCTTCGCGAGCGTTTGGAGGACGTACCTGAACTGGTGGCGCACTTCCTCGAGCGGCTGGCCGAGGAACGGGGGAGCTCGGTTCGAGGCCTGACCCGTGCCGCCATGCGGCTTCTGGCGGCCTACGAGTGGCCCGGAAACGTTCGGCAGCTCGAGAACGTCATCGAACGCCTGACCGTTCTTTCCCGGGAAACGCAGGTGAGCGCACGGGCTGTGCGCATGATCCTGGCCGATGAAACAGGGCCCTCCGCCCCTGTTGCCCCTGGCGAGGGGTCCTCGCTGGCCGAGGTGACCGAGAGCATCTTCTGGAAAGTGGCGGAAGAGGAGGGCTTTCGCCCGACCGCAGTGGCCCGACGCCTCGGGCTGAGCCGCACCACGGTCTGGCGCCGCCTACGGCGCAGGGACCTGTCCTCGCGACACGTTCCACGGTGA
- a CDS encoding RNA polymerase factor sigma-54 produces MTRPGTSLHLNAVQQQRLSLGQLRMLHLLALPLEELERHIDRLAMENPLLEAEVRPGEQHGLGAWASFDGEEVGRLPAPALSWREDLLQQARLLPVAPSTRRTVQRLILELDDDGLLRGSVEDLAHEWSEDARHVAASLALLQGLEPAGVGARTRREALTLQWVRLHGEGDPLSQIALALLDLEPGASERLDPEALARRLGVSGAQIRLVLERLRRLSPSPVAGAVPSPPIRPDLSVWLEDGRVQVEVYLPGRSLAINPEYRALAGRGDLEEDERAYLRHNLQEARWVLGGLRRRQATLRMLSLELFTVQRPFLERGLEALQPLRRYHLADRLHLHPSTVGRALAGKTAVTPWGVHPFERFFPRSVPRRFGDPSEGPADQAVTSSQVRAWIQRSIAEEDPSHPRTDASLAREMTGSGVALARRTVAKYREEMGIPSSRQRRPLAPA; encoded by the coding sequence ATGACGCGACCTGGAACATCTCTTCACCTGAACGCCGTTCAGCAGCAGCGGCTCTCGTTGGGCCAGCTCCGCATGTTGCACCTGTTGGCCCTGCCTCTCGAGGAGCTGGAGCGGCACATCGACCGCCTCGCCATGGAGAACCCGCTGCTCGAGGCGGAGGTGCGTCCGGGCGAGCAGCATGGTCTGGGCGCGTGGGCATCGTTCGATGGGGAAGAGGTGGGCCGGCTCCCGGCGCCGGCGCTGTCGTGGAGAGAAGACCTCCTCCAGCAGGCCAGGCTGCTCCCGGTCGCACCAAGCACGCGCCGCACGGTGCAGCGGCTGATCCTCGAGCTCGATGACGACGGCTTGTTGCGGGGCTCCGTGGAAGACCTGGCGCACGAGTGGTCGGAGGATGCGAGGCACGTCGCTGCGAGCCTGGCCCTCCTCCAGGGGTTGGAACCGGCGGGGGTCGGCGCCCGGACGCGGAGGGAAGCACTGACGCTTCAGTGGGTTCGGCTCCACGGCGAGGGTGATCCGCTGAGCCAGATTGCGCTGGCCCTTCTGGACCTGGAGCCGGGTGCGTCGGAAAGGCTGGATCCTGAAGCGCTGGCGCGGCGGTTGGGTGTGTCGGGGGCCCAGATCCGTCTCGTGCTCGAGCGGTTGCGCCGGTTGAGCCCCTCACCGGTCGCCGGGGCAGTACCGTCGCCCCCCATCCGACCTGATCTCTCTGTGTGGCTGGAGGATGGAAGGGTGCAGGTGGAGGTTTACCTTCCGGGCCGGTCACTGGCCATCAACCCCGAGTACCGGGCCCTCGCGGGGCGCGGCGATCTAGAGGAAGACGAGCGGGCGTACCTGCGACACAACCTGCAGGAGGCGCGCTGGGTCCTCGGGGGTCTCCGGCGCCGTCAAGCGACGCTGCGCATGCTGTCGCTCGAGCTCTTCACCGTGCAGCGGCCGTTCCTGGAACGGGGCCTGGAGGCTCTGCAGCCCTTGCGCCGGTACCATCTGGCGGACCGTCTCCACCTCCACCCCTCGACGGTAGGCAGGGCCCTGGCCGGGAAGACAGCTGTCACACCGTGGGGAGTCCATCCGTTCGAACGCTTCTTTCCCCGCAGCGTTCCCCGCCGGTTCGGGGATCCGAGCGAGGGCCCCGCGGACCAGGCGGTGACGTCCTCTCAGGTGCGCGCGTGGATTCAGCGTTCCATCGCGGAGGAGGACCCCAGCCATCCCCGTACCGATGCCTCCCTGGCCCGGGAGATGACGGGGTCCGGTGTGGCCCTGGCGCGGCGCACCGTGGCCAAGTACCGGGAAGAGATGGGCATTCCGTCGTCGCGACAGCGGCGACCGCTGGCACCTGCATGA